A genome region from Brassica oleracea var. oleracea cultivar TO1000 chromosome C2, BOL, whole genome shotgun sequence includes the following:
- the LOC106322798 gene encoding TOM1-like protein 2: MAAELVSSATSEKLAEMDWTKNIEICELAARDERQAKDVIKAIKKRLGSKNPNTQLYAVQLLEMLMNNIGETIHKLVIDTGVLPTLVKIVKKKTDLPVRERIFLLLDATQTSLGGASGRFPQYYSAYYVLVHAGVKFPQRSSSTPPVVVTAQTVPRSTLNEQLASARKERTTAPAHAQQRESQTTSSSSSILQKAGAALEVLKEVLDAVDSQNPEGAKDEFTLDLVEQCAFQKERVMHLVMTSRDETAVSQAIELNEQLQRILNKHEDLLSGRITVPGRSTTSNGYHSTSNGHQKPSSSISIEDDDDEEEPEQLFRRLRKGKARAMPEDEEEEASPPPRVLLGSAIHSERLNRPLIRPLPSEESSPRSGDSHSQSSSSPVVIPPPPAKHVERQKFFKEKKVDGASGLPGHMRGLSLHSQDGSSSRSGSVDFSD, encoded by the exons ATGGCTGCGGAGCTTGTTAGTTCTGCAACAAGTGAAAAGCTTGCTGAAATGGATTGGACCAAAAACATTGAGATCTGTGAACTAGCTGCTCGTGATGAAAG GCAAGCAAAAGATGTTATCAAGGCTATCAAAAAACGCTTGGGGAGCAAGAACCCAAATACTCAATTATATGCTGTTCAG TTGCTGGAGATGTTGATGAACAACATTGGAGAGACTATTCATAAGCTGGTTATAGACACAGGTGTCCTCCCTACACTTGTGAAGATTGTAAAGAAAAAA ACGGATTTGCCTGTAAGAGAGAGGATATTTCTCCTTCTTGACGCAACTCAAACCTCTCTTGGTGGCGCTTCAGGAAGATTCCCTCAGTACTATTCAGCATACTATGTTTTAGTG CACGCAGGAGTTAAGTTTCCTCAGAGGTCTAGCTCCACACCACCAGTTGTGGTCACTGCACAAACGGTTCCAAGAAGTACGCTCAATGAACAACTTGCATCCGCTAGAAAAGAGAGGACTACTGCTCCTGCTCATGCTCAGCAGAGAGAATCTCAAACTACCTCCTCTTCTTCTAG CATTTTGCAAAAGGCTGGTGCTGCATTAGAAGTTTTGAAGGAAGTGCTTGACGCAGTTGATTCTCAAAATCCTGAG GGAGCAAAGGATGAGTTTACTCTTGATCTTGTGGAGCAATGCGCGTTCCAGAAGGAGCGTGTAATGCACCTCGTCATGACATCAAG GGATGAAACAGCAGTTTCTCAAGCAATAGAATTGAACGAGCAGCTTCAGAGGATTCTTAACAAACATGAAGATTTACTCTCTGGTAGAATCACAGTGCCAGGCAGGTCTACTACATCTAATGGCTACCATTCTACCTCAAACGGTCACCAGAAACCAAGCAGCTCTATCTCCATTGAAGATGATGATGATGAAGAGGAGCCTGAACAGTTATTCAGAAG ATTGAGAAAAGGGAAAGCTAGAGCAATGCCTGAAGATGAAGAAGAAGAGGCATCACCTCCACCACGAGTCTTACTTGGATCAGCGATCCATAGCGAGAGACTAAACCGTCCACTCATTCGTCCTTTGCCATCAGAGGAGTCATCACCACGCAGTGGTGATAGCCATTCGCAGTCCTCCTCCTCGCCTGTTGTGATTCCACCACCACCTGCAAAACACGTTGAGAGGCAAAAGTTTTTCAAGGAGAAGAAAGTTGATGGTGCGTCTGGTTTGCCAGGTCATATGAGAGGTCTTTCTTTGCATAGCCAAGATGGAAGCAGCTCACGCAGTGGAAGTGTGGACTTCAGTGACTGA